One Streptomyces sp. NBC_00554 DNA segment encodes these proteins:
- a CDS encoding dihydrodipicolinate synthase family protein, which yields MTTTENRPWRGVLVATALPLNDDLSVNYEKFAEHCAWLVENGCDGVVPNGSLGEYQVLTPEERAKVVETAVAAIGGSRVMPGVAAYGSAEARRWAEQARDAGCASVMLLPPNAYRADERSVLAHYEEVAKAGVPIVAYNNPIDTKVDLVPELLAKLHAAGHIHGVKEFSGDVRRIYQIQELAPELDVLIGADDVLLELAIAGAKGWVSGYPNALPKATVELYHAAIEGDLKTALPLYRKLHALHRWDSKVEFVQAIKLSMDIVGRHGGPVRPPRVPLLPEQEAAVRAATEKAVADGLA from the coding sequence ATGACCACCACCGAGAACCGCCCCTGGCGCGGAGTCCTCGTCGCCACGGCCCTTCCGTTGAACGACGACCTCTCCGTCAACTACGAGAAGTTCGCCGAGCACTGTGCCTGGCTCGTCGAGAACGGCTGTGACGGCGTCGTGCCGAACGGTTCCCTCGGCGAGTACCAGGTGCTCACGCCCGAGGAGCGCGCCAAGGTCGTGGAGACGGCCGTGGCCGCCATCGGCGGCTCCCGTGTGATGCCCGGCGTCGCCGCCTACGGCTCCGCCGAGGCACGCCGCTGGGCCGAGCAGGCCCGCGACGCCGGCTGTGCCTCCGTGATGCTGCTGCCGCCGAACGCCTACCGTGCCGATGAGCGCTCCGTCCTCGCCCACTACGAGGAGGTCGCCAAGGCGGGCGTGCCGATCGTGGCGTACAACAACCCCATCGACACCAAGGTCGACCTGGTCCCCGAACTGCTGGCGAAGCTGCACGCCGCGGGCCACATCCACGGCGTCAAGGAGTTCTCCGGCGACGTACGCCGCATCTACCAGATCCAGGAGCTGGCCCCCGAACTCGACGTCCTGATCGGCGCCGACGACGTCCTCCTGGAGCTGGCGATCGCCGGTGCGAAGGGCTGGGTCTCCGGCTACCCGAACGCGCTGCCCAAGGCCACCGTGGAGCTCTACCACGCGGCGATCGAGGGCGATCTGAAGACCGCGCTGCCGCTCTACCGGAAGCTGCACGCGCTGCACCGCTGGGACTCCAAGGTCGAGTTCGTGCAGGCCATCAAGCTGTCCATGGACATCGTCGGCCGGCACGGCGGCCCGGTCCGGCCGCCGCGGGTCCCGCTGCTGCCGGAGCAGGAGGCCGCGGTGCGCGCCGCGACCGAGAAGGCCGTCGCCGACGGTCTCGCCTGA
- a CDS encoding NAD(P)/FAD-dependent oxidoreductase, which translates to MTKRLTCDVVVVGAGMVGAASALYAARAGLDVVLVDRGPVAGGTTGSGEGNLLVSDKEPGPELELALLSGRLWTDLAQEVGEAIEYEAKGGLVVAATPEGLAALETFAVGQRAAGVEAATVAAGQLHDLEPHLAPGLAGAVHYPQDAQVMPTLAAAHLVRASGARLLTGRTVTEVLHTADGAVRGVRTDKGEIHAPVVVNAAGTWGGELAALAGVSLPVLPRRGFVLVTEPLPRMIRHKVYAADYVADVASDSAALQTSPVVEGTAAGPVLIGASRERVGFDRTFSLPVARALAGGATRLFPFLEKVKAMRGYLGFRPYMPDHLPAIGPDARVPGLFHACGHEGAGIGLATGTGYLIAQVLSGKSPDLDLGPFRPDRFPSPAPEEAQ; encoded by the coding sequence GTGACCAAGCGACTGACCTGCGACGTCGTGGTCGTCGGAGCCGGAATGGTGGGCGCGGCAAGCGCCCTCTACGCGGCTCGGGCGGGCCTGGACGTCGTCCTCGTGGACCGCGGCCCGGTGGCCGGCGGTACCACCGGCTCGGGCGAGGGCAATCTGCTCGTCTCCGACAAGGAGCCGGGCCCCGAGCTGGAACTCGCCCTGCTCTCGGGGAGGTTGTGGACCGACCTCGCCCAGGAGGTGGGGGAGGCCATCGAGTACGAGGCCAAGGGCGGCCTCGTCGTGGCAGCCACGCCCGAGGGGCTGGCCGCGCTGGAGACTTTCGCGGTCGGGCAGCGCGCCGCCGGGGTTGAGGCCGCAACGGTCGCCGCCGGGCAACTCCACGACCTGGAGCCCCACTTGGCGCCCGGCCTCGCGGGCGCCGTCCACTACCCGCAGGACGCCCAGGTGATGCCGACGCTGGCCGCCGCCCATCTCGTACGCGCCTCGGGTGCCCGCCTGCTCACCGGCCGGACGGTCACGGAGGTGCTGCACACGGCGGACGGAGCGGTGCGCGGTGTCCGTACGGACAAGGGGGAGATCCACGCCCCGGTCGTCGTGAACGCGGCCGGTACCTGGGGCGGAGAGCTGGCCGCGCTCGCCGGAGTCTCCCTTCCCGTGCTTCCCCGGAGAGGCTTCGTCCTCGTCACCGAACCTCTGCCCCGCATGATCCGCCACAAGGTGTACGCCGCCGACTATGTGGCCGACGTCGCGAGCGACTCGGCCGCACTGCAGACCTCGCCGGTCGTGGAGGGGACGGCCGCGGGGCCCGTGCTGATCGGCGCGAGCCGTGAACGGGTCGGCTTCGACCGGACGTTCTCGCTGCCGGTCGCCCGGGCCCTCGCCGGGGGCGCCACGCGCCTCTTCCCCTTCCTGGAAAAGGTGAAGGCGATGCGCGGGTACCTGGGCTTCCGCCCCTACATGCCCGACCATCTGCCCGCGATCGGTCCCGACGCGCGGGTGCCGGGCCTCTTCCACGCCTGCGGGCACGAGGGTGCGGGCATCGGGCTCGCGACCGGTACCGGGTACTTGATCGCCCAGGTGCTGAGTGGCAAGTCCCCGGATCTCGACCTCGGACCGTTCCGGCCCGACCGCTTCCCCTCTCCCGCGCCCGAGGAGGCCCAGTGA
- a CDS encoding proline racemase family protein, whose protein sequence is MRSKLVLHAVDSHTEGMPTRVITGGIGTIPGATMNERRLYFREHRDHIKQLLMNEPRGHSAMSGAILQPPTRPDCDYGVIYIEVSGYLPMCGHGTIGVATVLVETGMVEVVEPVTTIRLDTPAGLVVAEVAVEDGAAKAVTLKNVPSFSAGLDRKITLSDGRTVTYDLAYGGNFYAILPLEQFGLPFDRTRKDDILAAGLSLMEAINAEEEPVHPEDPSIRGCHHVHLIAPGATARHSRHAMAIHPGWFDRSPCGTGTSARMAQLHARGELPLNTEFVNESFIGTQFTGRLLGTTEVAGIPAVLPSFTGRAWVTGTAQYLLDPSDPFPAGFVL, encoded by the coding sequence ATGCGCAGCAAACTCGTCCTGCACGCCGTCGACTCGCACACCGAGGGAATGCCGACCCGGGTGATCACCGGCGGCATCGGCACCATCCCCGGCGCGACGATGAACGAGCGCCGGCTCTACTTCCGTGAGCACCGTGACCACATCAAGCAGCTCCTGATGAACGAGCCGCGCGGGCACTCGGCGATGAGCGGCGCGATCCTCCAGCCGCCCACCCGCCCCGACTGCGACTACGGGGTCATCTACATCGAGGTCTCCGGCTATCTCCCGATGTGCGGCCACGGGACCATCGGTGTCGCCACCGTCCTCGTCGAGACGGGGATGGTCGAGGTCGTCGAGCCCGTCACCACCATCCGCCTGGACACCCCGGCGGGCCTCGTCGTCGCCGAGGTCGCGGTGGAGGACGGCGCCGCGAAGGCGGTGACGCTGAAGAACGTCCCCTCCTTCTCCGCCGGCCTCGACCGCAAGATCACGCTTTCCGACGGCCGGACGGTGACGTACGACCTGGCCTACGGCGGCAACTTCTACGCGATCCTGCCGCTGGAGCAGTTCGGACTGCCCTTCGACCGGACCCGCAAGGACGACATCCTCGCCGCCGGTCTGTCGCTGATGGAGGCGATCAACGCGGAGGAGGAACCCGTCCACCCCGAGGACCCGTCCATCCGCGGCTGCCACCACGTCCACCTCATCGCCCCCGGCGCCACGGCACGGCACTCCCGCCATGCGATGGCCATCCACCCCGGCTGGTTCGACCGTTCGCCCTGCGGTACCGGCACGAGCGCGCGCATGGCGCAGCTTCACGCCCGCGGTGAACTCCCCCTGAACACCGAGTTCGTGAACGAGTCGTTCATCGGGACGCAGTTCACGGGACGGCTGCTCGGCACCACCGAGGTCGCCGGGATCCCGGCCGTACTGCCCAGCTTCACCGGCCGCGCCTGGGTGACCGGCACCGCCCAGTACCTGCTGGACCCCTCCGACCCGTTCCCCGCCGGATTCGTCCTCTAG
- a CDS encoding (2Fe-2S)-binding protein — protein sequence MSSRTPLELADARPGPAFTVTLDGREIEALPGQTVAAALWAAGVTSWRTTRGEGRPRGVFCGIGVCFDCLVTVNGRPNQRACLLPLNPGDAIRTQEGTGHDG from the coding sequence GTGAGTTCCCGTACCCCGCTGGAACTGGCCGACGCCCGGCCCGGACCGGCCTTCACGGTCACGCTCGACGGACGCGAGATCGAAGCCCTGCCCGGACAGACCGTCGCCGCCGCACTCTGGGCCGCGGGCGTCACCTCCTGGCGCACCACCCGGGGCGAAGGACGTCCGCGCGGCGTCTTCTGCGGCATCGGCGTCTGCTTCGACTGCCTGGTGACGGTCAACGGCCGCCCCAATCAACGGGCTTGCCTGCTGCCGCTGAACCCGGGGGACGCCATCCGCACACAGGAAGGAACCGGTCACGATGGCTGA
- a CDS encoding ABC transporter permease, whose translation MTSTAQAAGRSPVRRLAGTLHRRPRLRLSLLLTAPLLWLAVLYLGSLAVLFISAFWTTDSFTSEVVKVWSTDNFEALFTTPVFRQVILRSVGVALAVTALCAVIAFPVAFFTARIAKPKWRPLLVVAILTPLWASYLVKVYAWRLILSQGGLADWMLKPLGLSGPGYGLTATVIALTYLWLPYMILPIHTALEQLPANLLDASADLGARAGRTFRSVVLPMVLPSVAAGSVFTFSLSLGDYITVQIVGGKSQLIGNLVYSNIELNLPMAAALGTVPVVVIVLYLLAMRRTGALSSL comes from the coding sequence ATGACCTCCACCGCGCAGGCCGCCGGACGGTCCCCCGTCCGGCGGCTCGCCGGGACCCTGCACCGCCGCCCCCGGCTCAGGCTGTCCCTGCTGCTGACCGCCCCGCTGCTCTGGCTGGCGGTGCTCTACCTCGGCTCACTGGCCGTGCTGTTCATCTCGGCGTTCTGGACGACGGACTCCTTCACCTCCGAGGTCGTGAAGGTCTGGTCCACCGACAACTTCGAAGCGCTCTTCACCACACCCGTCTTCCGCCAGGTGATCCTGCGCAGCGTCGGCGTCGCGCTCGCGGTCACCGCCCTGTGCGCGGTGATCGCCTTCCCGGTCGCCTTCTTCACGGCCCGGATCGCCAAGCCGAAGTGGCGCCCGCTGCTCGTGGTCGCCATCCTCACGCCGCTGTGGGCGAGTTACCTCGTCAAGGTGTACGCCTGGCGGCTGATCCTCTCTCAGGGAGGCCTCGCCGACTGGATGTTGAAGCCGCTCGGGCTGAGCGGACCCGGGTACGGGCTGACCGCGACGGTCATCGCGCTGACCTACCTCTGGCTGCCGTACATGATCCTGCCGATCCACACGGCACTGGAGCAGCTGCCCGCCAACCTGCTCGACGCGTCGGCGGACTTGGGTGCGCGCGCCGGACGCACCTTCCGCTCCGTGGTCCTGCCGATGGTCCTGCCGTCCGTGGCGGCCGGCTCGGTCTTCACCTTCTCGCTCAGCCTCGGCGACTACATCACCGTGCAGATCGTCGGCGGCAAGAGCCAGCTCATCGGCAACCTCGTCTACTCCAACATCGAACTCAACCTGCCGATGGCCGCCGCGCTCGGCACCGTGCCCGTCGTGGTCATCGTGCTCTACCTGCTCGCGATGCGCCGCACCGGCGCCCTGAGCAGTCTCTGA
- a CDS encoding ABC transporter permease, with protein sequence MQLSRSARIALRVAAGLGFAVIYVPLALVLVNSFNPDRSASWPPPGLTFHWWSVAWENTGAREALWVSVKAGLGATAIALVLGTLIAFAVARHGFFGRDAISFVVVLPIALPGIVTGIALNSAFSTVLEPLGVGLGMFTVVVGHATFCIVVVFNNVVARLRRTSGSYEEAAMDLGADTFRAFVDITFPLIRSALLAGGLLAFALSFDEIVVTTFTAGPGVETLPIWIFNNMTRPQQAPVVNVVAAVLVLLSVIPIYVAQRLSADTATESRI encoded by the coding sequence GTGCAACTGTCCCGTTCCGCGCGCATCGCGCTGCGCGTCGCCGCAGGGCTCGGCTTCGCGGTCATCTACGTTCCGCTCGCGCTCGTCCTGGTCAACTCCTTCAACCCGGACCGCAGCGCGAGCTGGCCGCCGCCAGGGCTCACCTTCCACTGGTGGTCGGTCGCCTGGGAGAACACGGGCGCCCGCGAGGCGCTCTGGGTCTCCGTCAAAGCGGGGCTCGGCGCCACCGCCATCGCCCTGGTGCTCGGCACACTGATTGCGTTCGCGGTGGCCCGGCACGGCTTCTTCGGCCGCGACGCCATCTCCTTCGTGGTCGTCCTGCCGATCGCGCTGCCCGGCATCGTCACCGGCATCGCGCTCAACTCGGCGTTCAGCACCGTACTCGAGCCGCTCGGCGTCGGCCTCGGCATGTTCACCGTGGTCGTCGGGCACGCCACCTTCTGTATCGTCGTCGTCTTCAACAACGTCGTCGCGAGACTGCGCCGTACCTCAGGCAGTTACGAGGAAGCGGCCATGGACCTGGGCGCCGACACCTTCCGGGCCTTCGTCGACATCACCTTCCCGCTGATCCGCTCGGCGCTCCTCGCGGGCGGACTGCTCGCCTTCGCGCTCTCCTTCGACGAGATCGTGGTGACGACGTTCACGGCCGGACCCGGCGTCGAGACCCTGCCGATCTGGATCTTCAACAACATGACACGGCCCCAGCAGGCACCGGTCGTGAACGTCGTGGCGGCGGTCCTCGTCCTGCTCTCGGTGATTCCGATCTACGTGGCCCAGCGGCTGTCGGCCGACACGGCGACGGAGAGCAGGATCTGA
- a CDS encoding aldehyde dehydrogenase, producing MTLVVSHNPARPADILTETPATGRQGVLAAVERARAASRLWAQGGAARRAAALHAAAERVEQAGDELAALVVREVGKPITEARGEIARAVAILRYYAQQPYDPVGSVHEPAAGAGLLFTRRAPHGVAGLITPWNFPLAIPLWKAAPALATGNAVVLKPAPPATACALRLAELLDGVLPESVFTVVPGGAEEGMALVDGADVVSFTGSTAVGRAVVQAATASGTPVQAEMGGQNAALVLPDADVETTAAQLAAAVAGFAGQKCTATKRIIAVGDPGPLRDALIGALNALRTGDPADPDTVCGPLISAAARDAVLAAASGGRLLTGGVRPAGLDGWYAAPTLVDRLPEGHLLATEEVFGPIAALSSAPDLDTAIACAGSVAHGLVSSVHTADLDAALRCADRLATGMVKVNAPTTGVDFHLPFGGEKASSHGPREQGKAALDFYTRTRTVTMLSAA from the coding sequence ATGACCCTCGTCGTCAGCCACAACCCCGCCCGCCCCGCCGACATCCTGACCGAAACGCCCGCCACCGGACGCCAGGGTGTCCTCGCCGCGGTCGAACGCGCCCGTGCCGCCTCCCGCCTCTGGGCCCAGGGCGGCGCCGCGCGCCGCGCCGCCGCCCTGCACGCGGCTGCCGAGCGCGTCGAGCAGGCGGGCGACGAACTTGCCGCGCTCGTCGTCCGCGAGGTCGGCAAGCCCATCACCGAAGCACGCGGCGAGATCGCCCGCGCCGTCGCGATCCTGCGTTACTACGCACAGCAGCCGTACGACCCGGTCGGCTCCGTCCACGAACCGGCGGCCGGGGCAGGACTGCTGTTCACCCGCCGCGCCCCGCACGGCGTAGCCGGGCTGATCACGCCCTGGAACTTCCCACTCGCCATCCCCCTCTGGAAGGCCGCGCCCGCGCTCGCCACCGGCAACGCGGTCGTGCTCAAGCCCGCACCACCCGCCACCGCGTGCGCGCTGCGGCTCGCCGAACTCCTCGACGGAGTGCTTCCGGAGAGCGTGTTCACGGTCGTGCCCGGCGGGGCCGAGGAGGGCATGGCGCTGGTCGACGGCGCCGACGTCGTCTCCTTCACAGGCTCCACCGCCGTCGGCCGGGCCGTCGTACAGGCCGCGACCGCGAGCGGCACTCCGGTACAGGCGGAGATGGGCGGCCAGAACGCCGCCCTCGTGCTGCCCGACGCCGACGTGGAGACGACCGCGGCGCAACTCGCCGCCGCCGTCGCCGGATTCGCGGGCCAGAAGTGCACGGCCACCAAGCGGATCATCGCGGTCGGCGACCCGGGGCCGCTCCGGGACGCCCTGATCGGCGCGCTGAACGCCCTGCGCACCGGAGACCCCGCCGACCCGGACACCGTGTGCGGCCCGCTCATCTCCGCCGCGGCCCGCGACGCCGTCCTCGCCGCGGCATCCGGGGGGCGCTTGCTGACCGGGGGAGTGCGCCCGGCCGGACTCGACGGCTGGTACGCCGCACCGACCCTCGTGGACCGGCTCCCCGAGGGCCACCTGCTGGCCACCGAAGAGGTCTTCGGGCCGATCGCCGCGCTCAGCTCGGCGCCCGACCTGGACACCGCGATCGCCTGCGCGGGCTCCGTGGCCCACGGCCTGGTCTCGTCCGTGCACACCGCCGACCTGGACGCCGCCCTGCGCTGCGCCGACCGGCTCGCCACCGGCATGGTCAAGGTCAACGCCCCCACCACCGGCGTCGACTTCCATCTGCCCTTCGGCGGTGAGAAGGCCTCCAGCCACGGCCCGCGCGAGCAGGGCAAGGCGGCCCTCGACTTCTACACCAGGACCCGCACGGTCACGATGCTCTCCGCCGCATAG
- a CDS encoding aminopeptidase P family protein: protein MAKGRKNGLYQGVSAELSALMRTGWADTEKRDLQPNEQTPYAARRRAALSARFPGERLVVPSGSLKTRSNDTPYPFRPYSGYVHLTGDQARDGALVLEPRADGGHDAHCYQLPRDTRDSDEFWTGKTAELWMGRRRSLAESERVLGLPCRDIRTIAEDLKDTGVPTRLVRGHDAVLDAALATDDERDAEFEEAVSGLRLVKDEWEIGEMRRAVDATVRGFTDVVRELSQAVATSERWIEGTFFRRARVEGNDVGYGSICAAGEHATIMHWTDNDGPVRPGELLLLDAGVETRTLYTADVTRTLPIDGTFTPLQREIYDAVYEAQEAGMAAVKPGADYRDFHEAAQRSMAERLVAWGFIEGPAERAYELGLQRRFTMAGTGHMLGLDVHDCAKSRNEEYVDGVLEPGMVLTVEPGLYFQPDDLTVPEEWRGIGVRIEDDLLVTADGYENLSAGLPRSAAEVEAWMREFAG, encoded by the coding sequence GTGGCCAAGGGTCGAAAGAACGGCCTCTACCAAGGTGTCTCCGCGGAGCTCTCCGCCCTGATGAGGACGGGCTGGGCCGACACCGAAAAGCGTGACCTCCAGCCGAACGAACAGACGCCCTACGCGGCCCGCCGCCGCGCCGCGCTCTCCGCCCGCTTCCCGGGCGAGCGCCTCGTCGTCCCCTCCGGAAGCCTCAAGACCCGCTCGAACGACACCCCCTACCCGTTCCGCCCGTATTCCGGCTATGTCCATCTGACGGGGGATCAGGCCCGAGACGGGGCCCTGGTGTTGGAGCCGCGCGCGGACGGCGGTCACGACGCGCACTGCTACCAGCTCCCCCGCGACACCCGGGACAGCGACGAGTTCTGGACGGGCAAGACGGCCGAACTGTGGATGGGCCGCCGCCGCTCCCTCGCCGAGTCGGAGCGGGTGCTCGGCCTGCCGTGCCGTGACATCCGTACGATCGCCGAGGACTTGAAGGACACCGGCGTACCGACCCGTCTCGTACGCGGCCACGACGCCGTGCTCGACGCGGCGCTCGCCACGGACGACGAGCGGGACGCCGAGTTCGAAGAGGCGGTGTCCGGGCTGCGGTTGGTCAAGGACGAGTGGGAGATCGGCGAGATGCGCCGGGCCGTGGACGCGACGGTCCGTGGATTCACCGATGTCGTACGGGAGTTGTCGCAGGCGGTCGCCACCTCCGAGCGGTGGATCGAGGGCACCTTCTTCCGCCGCGCCCGCGTCGAGGGCAACGACGTCGGCTACGGCTCCATCTGTGCCGCCGGCGAGCACGCCACGATCATGCACTGGACGGACAACGACGGCCCGGTCCGGCCGGGCGAACTCCTCCTGCTCGACGCGGGCGTGGAGACCCGCACCCTCTACACCGCCGACGTCACGCGCACACTCCCCATCGACGGCACGTTCACCCCGCTCCAGCGCGAGATCTACGACGCGGTGTACGAGGCCCAGGAGGCCGGCATGGCCGCTGTGAAGCCTGGCGCGGACTACCGGGACTTCCACGAGGCGGCTCAGCGGTCGATGGCCGAGCGCCTCGTGGCGTGGGGCTTCATCGAGGGCCCGGCCGAGCGGGCGTACGAACTCGGTCTGCAGCGGCGCTTCACCATGGCGGGCACCGGCCACATGCTGGGACTCGACGTCCACGACTGCGCGAAGTCCCGAAACGAGGAGTACGTCGACGGAGTACTGGAACCGGGCATGGTGCTCACCGTCGAGCCCGGCCTCTACTTCCAGCCCGACGACCTGACGGTGCCCGAGGAGTGGCGTGGCATCGGCGTCCGGATCGAGGACGACCTGCTGGTGACGGCGGACGGGTACGAGAACCTGTCGGCGGGGCTCCCGCGCTCGGCCGCCGAAGTGGAGGCGTGGATGCGGGAGTTCGCCGGATAG
- a CDS encoding GntR family transcriptional regulator encodes MAAQRTSAPPAAPDLPSLGGKKSSYRERVADALRAALIAGELRAGEIYSAPTLAARFGVSATPVREAMLDLAKEGLVDTVPNKGFRVTAVSEKQLDEYTHIRSLIEIPTTVELATAADPVALEALRPVAQEIVTAAAAGDLIAYVEADIRFHLGLLALAGNAHLVEVVGDLRKRSRLYGLNALVEAGRLEDSAEEHLELLDALLARDKEAVRAVMTRHLGHVRGLWAAESE; translated from the coding sequence ATGGCCGCCCAGCGCACCAGCGCCCCGCCCGCCGCTCCCGACCTGCCCTCGCTGGGCGGCAAGAAGAGCAGCTACCGCGAGCGTGTCGCGGACGCGCTGCGCGCCGCGCTGATCGCCGGTGAACTGCGCGCCGGCGAGATTTACTCCGCGCCCACCCTCGCCGCCCGCTTCGGCGTCTCCGCGACCCCGGTGCGCGAGGCCATGCTCGACCTCGCCAAGGAAGGCCTCGTCGACACGGTCCCGAACAAGGGCTTCCGGGTCACCGCGGTCTCCGAGAAGCAGCTCGACGAATACACCCACATCCGCTCGCTGATCGAGATCCCCACCACCGTCGAGCTCGCCACGGCGGCCGATCCGGTGGCACTGGAGGCTCTGCGCCCTGTGGCCCAGGAGATCGTGACGGCCGCGGCGGCCGGTGACCTCATCGCGTACGTCGAGGCCGACATCCGCTTCCACCTCGGACTGCTCGCCCTCGCGGGCAACGCGCACCTGGTCGAGGTCGTCGGCGACCTGCGCAAGCGCTCCCGCCTCTACGGCCTGAACGCCCTCGTCGAAGCGGGCCGCCTGGAGGACTCCGCCGAGGAGCACCTGGAACTCCTCGACGCGCTGCTCGCCCGCGACAAGGAGGCCGTACGCGCCGTCATGACGCGGCACCTCGGGCATGTACGGGGCCTGTGGGCCGCCGAGTCCGAGTAA
- a CDS encoding FAD-dependent oxidoreductase — protein sequence MAEGTRLAVIGAGPAGLAAALAAAARGVHVTVIDSGAEAGGQFYRQPAEGLGARRPQALHHQWRTWERLRDGLGAHIASGRVVHLTEHHVWFVETDLNGFTVHALLGPEQEEPAEVHADAVLLATGGYEKVLPFPGWTLPGVVTAGGAQAMLKGGLVLPGRTAVVAGTGPLLLPVATGLAAAGAEVAALVESADPKAFVRQGGTFAAYPAKIAEGAQYAAELLRHRVKTLVHHTVVEAHGGDRLSAVTIAALDADGRVRPGTERRIPCDTLAVGHGMLPHTDLAEALGCRIDGLGVHVDDEQRTDVPGVWAAGETTGIGGAALSLAEGHIAGRSIAARLSGAEPDPRGWAAAARTRTKLRKFFAAVDGAYAPPAHWTELITDDTVVCRCEEVTGGAIREAVGELGAGDVRTVKLLTRAGMGWCQGRVCGPAVAGLAGCELTPSRRPFARPVPLGVLARAGESEEP from the coding sequence ATGGCTGAGGGAACCCGCCTGGCCGTGATCGGCGCCGGCCCCGCGGGGCTCGCCGCCGCGCTCGCCGCCGCCGCGCGAGGTGTCCACGTGACGGTGATCGACTCCGGTGCGGAGGCCGGCGGCCAGTTCTACCGGCAGCCCGCCGAAGGCCTCGGCGCCCGTCGCCCCCAGGCCCTGCACCACCAGTGGCGCACCTGGGAGCGGCTGCGCGACGGACTCGGCGCGCACATCGCCAGTGGACGCGTGGTCCACCTGACGGAACATCATGTGTGGTTCGTGGAAACGGACTTGAACGGATTCACCGTCCACGCCCTGCTCGGACCCGAGCAGGAGGAGCCCGCCGAGGTCCACGCCGACGCCGTACTGCTCGCCACCGGTGGATACGAGAAGGTGCTGCCCTTCCCCGGCTGGACCCTGCCCGGTGTGGTGACCGCGGGTGGCGCGCAGGCCATGCTCAAGGGCGGGCTGGTCCTGCCGGGCCGTACCGCCGTGGTGGCGGGCACCGGGCCGCTGCTGCTGCCGGTCGCCACCGGGCTCGCCGCGGCGGGTGCCGAGGTCGCCGCGCTCGTGGAGTCCGCGGACCCGAAGGCGTTCGTGCGGCAGGGCGGGACGTTCGCGGCGTATCCGGCCAAGATCGCGGAGGGCGCCCAGTACGCGGCCGAGCTGCTGCGGCACCGGGTGAAGACCCTCGTGCACCACACCGTGGTCGAGGCGCACGGCGGGGACCGGCTGAGCGCCGTGACCATCGCCGCCCTCGACGCCGACGGCCGGGTACGGCCCGGCACCGAACGGCGCATCCCCTGCGACACGCTCGCCGTCGGCCACGGCATGCTGCCGCACACCGACCTCGCGGAGGCACTCGGCTGCCGTATCGACGGGCTCGGCGTGCACGTCGACGACGAGCAGCGCACCGATGTCCCCGGAGTCTGGGCGGCCGGCGAGACCACCGGCATCGGCGGGGCGGCCCTCTCGCTCGCCGAGGGCCACATCGCGGGACGCTCGATCGCCGCCCGGCTCTCCGGCGCCGAACCGGACCCGCGCGGCTGGGCGGCCGCAGCGAGGACCCGTACGAAACTGCGGAAGTTCTTCGCGGCCGTCGACGGCGCCTACGCACCGCCCGCGCACTGGACCGAGCTGATCACCGACGACACGGTCGTCTGCCGCTGCGAGGAGGTCACCGGCGGTGCGATCCGCGAGGCCGTCGGCGAACTCGGCGCGGGCGATGTCCGCACGGTGAAGCTGTTGACCCGGGCCGGTATGGGCTGGTGCCAGGGCCGGGTGTGCGGTCCCGCTGTCGCGGGGCTCGCCGGATGCGAACTCACGCCGTCACGGCGGCCGTTCGCCCGGCCCGTACCGCTCGGGGTGCTGGCCCGCGCGGGGGAGTCCGAGGAGCCCTGA